One region of Blattabacterium cuenoti genomic DNA includes:
- a CDS encoding redox-regulated ATPase YchF, whose protein sequence is MKCGIIGLPNTGKSTFFNLISNSKVLSENFPFSTIEPNYGITKVPDKRLYELKKIINPTQIIPSEIKIVDIAGLIKGSHKGEGLGNKFLSHIRETNVIIHMIRFFHDISVLHVEGSLNPIRDKEIIDMELQLKDLETIEKKLEKVTKKNQNQLNKSTSILKKIFSFLKEGKNIRMYPFQKDDKEHIKDLQLLTIKPVIYVCNIDDESNYKTNFHIKNMKKMASMENSSLVILSLKKSCIGIDQVLKKTYKLLNLQSFFTVGKKEIRSWSIPNPCTAYEASSAIHTDFKKGFIRAKVIHYDDFIKYGSEENVKKAGKIFLAGRNYLIQDGDIIHFRFNR, encoded by the coding sequence ATGAAATGTGGAATTATAGGCCTTCCAAATACAGGAAAATCAACTTTTTTTAATCTAATTTCCAATTCTAAAGTTTTATCAGAAAATTTTCCTTTTTCTACTATAGAACCTAATTATGGAATCACAAAAGTTCCAGATAAAAGACTATACGAACTAAAAAAAATCATTAATCCGACACAAATAATACCATCCGAAATAAAAATAGTAGACATAGCTGGATTAATTAAAGGGTCACATAAGGGAGAAGGTTTAGGAAATAAATTTTTATCTCATATTCGTGAAACAAATGTCATTATTCATATGATACGTTTTTTTCACGATATAAGTGTTCTTCATGTAGAAGGCTCCCTAAATCCTATTAGGGATAAAGAAATTATTGATATGGAATTACAATTAAAAGATTTAGAAACGATAGAAAAAAAATTAGAAAAAGTAACTAAAAAAAATCAAAATCAACTAAACAAGTCTACATCCATACTGAAAAAAATTTTCTCTTTCTTAAAAGAAGGAAAAAATATTAGAATGTACCCATTTCAAAAAGATGATAAAGAACACATAAAAGATTTACAGTTATTAACTATTAAACCTGTTATTTATGTATGTAATATAGATGACGAGTCAAATTACAAAACTAATTTTCATATAAAAAATATGAAAAAAATGGCATCGATGGAGAATTCCAGTTTAGTAATTTTATCATTGAAAAAAAGTTGTATAGGAATTGATCAAGTCCTGAAAAAAACATATAAGTTATTGAACTTACAAAGTTTTTTCACGGTAGGAAAAAAAGAAATTCGATCTTGGTCGATTCCCAATCCATGCACAGCTTATGAAGCTTCTTCAGCTATTCATACAGATTTTAAAAAAGGATTTATTAGAGCCAAAGTTATTCATTATGATGATTTTATAAAATACGGATCCGAAGAAAATGTAAAAAAAGCAGGAAAAATATTCTTAGCAGGAAGAAATTATCTCATTCAAGATGGAGATATCATTCATTTTCGATTCAATCGATGA
- a CDS encoding zinc-binding metallopeptidase family protein: MNNYSIDSDSVKFLEKYLNEFSPTGDEREGQKTWINHISSYVEKIQTDLYGTAVGIINPNSPYKLIIEAHVDEISWYVNYITEDGIIYVSRNGGSDHQIAPSKRVIIHTEKGFVHGVFGWPAIHTRKLSEEKSPSVDNIFIDIGVSNKTEAINLGVHVGCIITYPDQFFIMNHNYFVSRSLDNKIGGFIIAEVVKMLIENSINLKFGLYIVNSVQEEVGLKGAKMISQTIQPNMAIVTDVTHDTYSPMINKKIQGEIKCGLGPVIGYAPSIHKNIRELIINTANSKKIHFQRLVSSISTGTDTDAFAYSNKGVLSALISIPLKYMHTTVEMVHKKDVEQAVLLIFETLQAINNNNQFFID, encoded by the coding sequence ATGAATAATTATTCAATTGATAGTGATTCTGTTAAATTTCTTGAAAAATATTTGAATGAATTTTCTCCAACAGGAGATGAGAGAGAAGGACAAAAAACATGGATTAATCATATTAGTTCTTATGTAGAAAAAATACAAACAGATTTATATGGAACAGCAGTCGGAATCATTAATCCTAATTCTCCATACAAGTTAATTATTGAAGCTCATGTAGATGAAATATCATGGTACGTTAATTATATCACAGAAGATGGAATAATATATGTTTCTCGTAATGGAGGATCTGATCATCAGATTGCTCCATCCAAAAGAGTTATCATTCATACGGAAAAAGGATTTGTACATGGAGTATTTGGATGGCCTGCCATTCATACAAGAAAACTTTCAGAAGAAAAATCTCCTAGTGTAGATAATATATTTATAGATATTGGAGTTTCCAATAAGACTGAAGCAATTAATCTGGGTGTTCATGTAGGTTGTATAATTACTTATCCTGATCAATTTTTTATTATGAATCACAATTATTTTGTATCTAGATCATTAGATAACAAAATAGGAGGTTTTATTATAGCAGAAGTAGTAAAAATGCTAATAGAAAATAGTATTAATTTGAAATTTGGATTATATATAGTGAACTCAGTTCAAGAAGAAGTGGGACTAAAAGGAGCTAAGATGATATCTCAAACCATACAACCTAATATGGCTATTGTTACAGATGTAACACATGACACTTATAGTCCTATGATTAATAAAAAAATACAAGGTGAAATTAAATGTGGATTAGGTCCTGTTATTGGATATGCACCTTCAATACATAAAAATATTAGAGAATTGATAATTAATACTGCTAACAGTAAAAAAATACATTTTCAACGTTTAGTTTCTTCTATATCCACGGGGACAGATACAGACGCTTTTGCTTATTCCAATAAAGGCGTATTATCTGCTTTAATTTCCATTCCTCTTAAATATATGCATACTACAGTAGAAATGGTTCATAAAAAAGATGTAGAGCAAGCTGTATTACTAATTTTTGAAACTTTACAAGCAATCAATAATAATAATCAATTTTTCATCGATTGA
- the dapF gene encoding diaminopimelate epimerase — protein sequence MELNFYKYQGTGNDFILIDSRKEKIENPFLFKKLCDRHFGVGSDGIILIQNDNEYKSDFYMKYCNSDGQESTMCGNGGRCAISFSVNKLGINKKNKIHFRAIDGYHDGFIRNNLVSINMLNIDKKTIEIHEKYVFLNTGSPHHILFVEKIKEKNVYKEGKKIRFQNPYFEKGVNVNFVEILEKNTLKVRTYERGVENETLSCGTGVVASVIAACETNKIASNVGEILVQTLGGKLWVSFKKMKNEYKNIYLTGNVKFIFKGHIII from the coding sequence ATGGAATTGAATTTTTACAAATATCAAGGAACAGGAAATGATTTCATACTTATAGATTCTAGGAAAGAAAAAATAGAAAATCCTTTTCTATTCAAAAAATTGTGTGATAGACATTTTGGAGTTGGATCCGATGGAATTATTTTGATTCAAAATGATAATGAATATAAAAGTGATTTTTATATGAAATATTGTAATTCTGATGGACAAGAAAGCACAATGTGTGGAAATGGAGGAAGATGTGCTATTTCTTTTTCGGTAAATAAATTAGGGATAAACAAAAAAAATAAAATTCATTTTCGAGCTATAGATGGATATCATGATGGATTTATAAGAAATAATTTAGTTTCTATAAATATGCTTAATATAGATAAAAAAACAATAGAAATTCATGAAAAATACGTTTTTTTAAATACAGGATCTCCACATCATATTCTGTTTGTAGAAAAAATAAAAGAAAAAAATGTATATAAAGAAGGTAAGAAAATTAGATTTCAAAATCCCTATTTTGAAAAAGGAGTCAATGTGAATTTTGTAGAAATACTTGAAAAAAATACGTTGAAAGTACGTACTTATGAAAGAGGAGTTGAAAACGAAACTTTATCCTGTGGGACAGGAGTTGTTGCCTCTGTCATTGCCGCATGCGAAACAAATAAAATCGCAAGTAATGTCGGAGAAATTCTAGTTCAAACTCTTGGAGGAAAATTATGGGTTTCATTTAAAAAAATGAAAAATGAATATAAAAATATTTACTTAACCGGAAATGTTAAATTTATATTTAAAGGACACATTATTATTTAA
- a CDS encoding Do family serine endopeptidase, whose translation MKKIVLYIVLSSIMSSIITIAAYKQYAKEEPLIFPYTSAKTKLASSDTSSSLVSSAGFPDFTRIVSKTIHAVVNVKNYSKKYNNQFDPFDFFFGFPDDFGNSRGRKPQKNDIPGLHGSGVIISPDGYIVTNNHVIKDAEKIEITLNDQRTYKAKLIGTDSSTDIALLKINEKNLPFIYFSDSNKVQVGEWVLAIGNPFDLNSTVTAGIISAKNRSLGILRGETQSSIESFFQTDAAVNPGNSGGALINANGELIGINTAISSASGNFIGYSFAAPSNLVAKVIQDIKKYGTVQRAYLGVRGMDLSKTEYLKAYNQETHQNIKSQQGFLIGDVFEKSGAADAGLKKGDIIKSIDGKPIQNIADLSFIVGIKYPGDKVKVNIIRNKQKKTFNVILKDFQGRTKIRTKEEITPSELLGAIFDPLSQECKKDFGIGYGIRIREMRTGRLSSIGLEEGDIILSINGEKMKKPNDVDRVLKKYSGDVTIKSIKQNGQVYIAGFEMN comes from the coding sequence ATGAAGAAAATAGTTTTGTATATTGTACTGAGCAGTATTATGAGTTCAATAATAACTATTGCGGCATATAAACAATACGCGAAAGAAGAGCCTTTAATTTTTCCATACACATCAGCAAAAACGAAGCTTGCTTCATCAGATACTTCATCATCATTGGTTAGTTCTGCAGGATTTCCTGATTTTACCAGGATCGTATCTAAAACGATACATGCAGTAGTAAATGTAAAAAATTATTCAAAAAAATATAACAATCAATTTGATCCATTTGATTTCTTTTTCGGATTTCCTGATGATTTTGGAAATAGTAGAGGAAGAAAACCTCAAAAAAATGATATTCCTGGACTTCATGGATCTGGGGTGATCATATCACCTGATGGATATATTGTTACTAATAATCATGTTATAAAAGATGCAGAAAAAATAGAAATTACTCTTAATGATCAAAGAACTTATAAAGCTAAATTAATAGGAACAGATTCTAGTACCGATATAGCTTTATTAAAAATCAATGAAAAAAATTTACCTTTCATTTATTTCTCGGATTCTAATAAAGTACAAGTAGGAGAATGGGTTTTAGCGATAGGAAATCCCTTTGATTTAAATTCTACTGTAACAGCAGGTATCATAAGTGCAAAAAATAGAAGTTTGGGAATATTAAGAGGAGAAACACAATCATCCATTGAGTCTTTTTTCCAAACAGATGCAGCTGTAAATCCTGGAAATAGTGGAGGAGCATTAATTAATGCAAATGGAGAATTAATCGGAATTAACACAGCTATTTCTTCAGCTTCAGGAAATTTTATAGGATATAGTTTTGCGGCACCTTCTAACTTAGTAGCAAAAGTAATACAAGATATTAAAAAATATGGGACCGTACAACGTGCGTATTTAGGAGTAAGAGGGATGGATCTTTCTAAAACAGAATATTTAAAAGCTTATAATCAAGAAACACATCAAAATATAAAATCACAACAGGGGTTCTTAATCGGAGACGTTTTTGAAAAAAGTGGAGCTGCAGATGCTGGACTTAAAAAAGGAGATATCATAAAAAGCATAGATGGAAAACCTATACAAAATATTGCAGATTTGTCATTTATTGTGGGAATAAAATATCCAGGGGATAAAGTAAAAGTGAACATTATACGAAATAAACAGAAAAAGACTTTTAATGTGATTTTAAAAGATTTTCAAGGAAGAACAAAAATAAGAACAAAAGAAGAAATTACTCCATCTGAATTATTAGGAGCAATATTTGATCCGTTAAGTCAAGAGTGTAAAAAAGATTTTGGAATTGGTTATGGAATTAGAATCAGAGAGATGAGGACTGGTCGTTTAAGTTCTATAGGGTTGGAAGAAGGAGATATTATTTTATCTATTAATGGAGAAAAAATGAAAAAACCTAATGATGTTGATCGAGTTTTAAAGAAATACTCAGGAGATGTGACCATAAAATCTATTAAACAAAACGGACAAGTATATATAGCAGGATTTGAAATGAATTAA
- a CDS encoding LptF/LptG family permease — MKIIDRYIIRNFIGTFIFITISLQFLSVIIDISQRMHRLENNQGSIKEALIFYYPFWSIWLINTFSPISVFLSVIFFTSKLTHNSEITAILSSGISFRRLTIPYLISAIVIGIIALIINYYFLPVANKKKNEFHYQYLLSPKYKNKYENNQTISTQISKNEYIFIRNFSKKKNIGKECVYQKFNGKKLIYILKSRNIFWYKKQRIYIFFDYKETIIKKYHDFFIIGDFKIKKLPITPEQFLPEEYIAETMNIHELKKFIDGEKNKRNMNMHLNEYYQRTSFPFSTLIFTILGLSISTKRKKGEIAYNIIVGIALAFFYIFFIEITKIYSNKDYIPSLLAVWLPNLIYGIITLFFYWNRSMN; from the coding sequence ATGAAAATTATTGATCGTTATATTATTCGTAATTTTATTGGGACTTTCATATTCATTACTATTTCGCTGCAATTTCTATCTGTGATTATAGATATATCCCAACGAATGCATCGTTTAGAAAATAATCAAGGATCAATTAAAGAGGCACTAATTTTTTATTATCCTTTTTGGTCTATATGGTTAATTAACACTTTTTCTCCTATTTCCGTTTTTTTATCTGTTATTTTTTTCACATCGAAATTGACCCATAATTCAGAAATTACAGCTATTTTATCAAGCGGAATTAGTTTTAGAAGATTGACTATTCCTTACTTGATATCGGCTATTGTGATAGGAATTATAGCTTTAATAATAAATTATTATTTTTTACCTGTAGCTAACAAAAAAAAAAATGAATTCCATTATCAATATTTGTTAAGTCCAAAATATAAAAATAAATATGAAAATAATCAAACGATAAGTACTCAAATTTCTAAAAATGAATATATTTTTATTCGAAATTTTTCAAAGAAAAAAAATATAGGAAAAGAATGTGTATATCAAAAATTTAATGGAAAAAAGTTAATATACATTCTAAAATCTAGAAATATTTTTTGGTATAAAAAGCAGAGAATATATATTTTTTTTGATTACAAAGAAACCATAATAAAAAAATATCATGATTTTTTTATTATAGGAGATTTTAAGATTAAAAAATTACCCATAACCCCTGAACAATTCTTACCAGAGGAATATATAGCAGAAACTATGAATATTCATGAATTGAAAAAATTTATTGATGGAGAAAAAAACAAAAGAAATATGAATATGCATTTAAATGAATATTATCAAAGAACAAGTTTTCCCTTTTCTACTTTAATATTTACTATTTTGGGATTATCCATATCTACGAAAAGAAAAAAAGGAGAAATTGCTTATAATATTATTGTAGGAATTGCATTAGCTTTTTTTTATATCTTTTTCATAGAAATCACAAAAATATATTCTAACAAGGATTATATTCCTTCTTTATTAGCTGTTTGGCTCCCCAACCTGATTTATGGAATAATTACATTATTCTTTTATTGGAATAGAAGCATGAATTAA
- the tgt gene encoding tRNA guanosine(34) transglycosylase Tgt — protein MKFNLIKTDHSSKARIGILETDHGKIETPIFMPIASKGYVKSVPIHELYKISKIILGNAYHLYLQPGIEVLHKAGGIHSFLNWKESILTDSGGFQIFSMKKLNKITEDGVVFKSIMNGSYHFFSPEKSMKIQRIIGGDIIMAFDDCPPFPCSHTEAKKSVKRTHRWLKKCYDYLQNNPEIYNYQQSFFPIVQGSIYTDLRKYSAEKISFLEAEGHAIGGLSLGEEKEKMYSIIDLITDILPQKKPRYLMGVGNPVEILEGIALGIDMFDCVIPTRNGRHGMLFTCKGIINIKNKKWEKDYSCLDEFGNSYVDQLYSKSYVRHLFLSKDNLAKEIVSIHNLSFYFHLLQEAKIHIMQNKFFSWKKSMIPLLQERL, from the coding sequence ATGAAATTTAACTTAATTAAAACGGATCACTCTTCTAAAGCAAGAATAGGGATTTTAGAAACAGATCATGGTAAAATAGAAACACCTATTTTTATGCCAATAGCTTCAAAAGGTTATGTAAAATCTGTTCCAATACATGAACTTTATAAAATATCTAAAATAATTCTTGGAAACGCTTATCATTTATATTTACAACCCGGAATTGAAGTATTACATAAAGCAGGAGGGATTCATTCTTTCCTAAATTGGAAGGAATCTATATTAACAGATAGTGGAGGATTTCAAATTTTTTCCATGAAAAAATTAAATAAAATTACTGAAGACGGAGTTGTATTCAAATCTATTATGAATGGATCTTATCATTTTTTTTCACCTGAAAAATCTATGAAAATTCAACGTATTATAGGTGGAGACATTATTATGGCTTTTGACGATTGTCCTCCTTTTCCTTGTAGTCATACAGAAGCTAAAAAATCTGTCAAAAGAACACATCGTTGGTTAAAAAAATGTTATGATTATTTACAAAATAATCCAGAAATATATAATTATCAGCAAAGTTTTTTTCCTATTGTACAAGGAAGTATTTATACGGATTTAAGAAAATATTCTGCAGAAAAAATTTCTTTTTTAGAAGCAGAAGGGCATGCTATAGGTGGATTAAGTTTAGGGGAAGAAAAAGAAAAAATGTATAGTATTATTGATTTAATAACAGATATTTTACCCCAAAAAAAACCTAGGTATTTAATGGGTGTAGGAAATCCTGTAGAGATTTTAGAAGGAATTGCTCTTGGCATAGATATGTTCGATTGTGTTATTCCTACAAGAAATGGACGTCATGGAATGCTATTTACATGTAAAGGAATTATAAATATAAAAAACAAAAAATGGGAAAAAGACTATTCTTGTTTAGATGAATTTGGAAATTCTTATGTAGATCAATTGTATAGTAAATCTTATGTAAGACACCTTTTTTTATCTAAAGATAATTTAGCAAAAGAAATAGTTTCCATTCATAATCTTTCTTTTTATTTTCATCTTCTTCAAGAAGCAAAAATTCATATCATGCAAAATAAATTTTTTTCTTGGAAAAAATCTATGATTCCTTTATTGCAAGAACGTTTATAA